Proteins from one Primulina huaijiensis isolate GDHJ02 chromosome 18, ASM1229523v2, whole genome shotgun sequence genomic window:
- the LOC140965256 gene encoding probable LRR receptor-like serine/threonine-protein kinase At4g37250 produces MGTKCFGVLHLWRWRNLAFFLMLQVQSFGLNTDGILLLSFKNSILSDPLGVLKNWDENDELPCSWNGVNCGLPGSAEAYFRVTGLILTGLGLLGSIPSNLGMIEHLRNLNLSGNFITGPIPSSLFMASELRVLDFSYNNFSGQLPQNLTTLLNLTVVSLKNNLISGLLPGGFNSVQSLDVSSNLINGSLPPDFGGAKVSYFNVSVNRLSGEIPPAFAAKIPENATIDLSFNDFAGPIPNSNIFFHQDIKSYSGNPRLCGKPLNNLCSIPSSVATLPDSSSAPDSPPAIAALPTDTAPGSAPSTGKRTRLRTGKILGIIIGDVAGMGILTLIFIYIYHLKKKKNKDRTIQKETELAKDHFEWASSEPSPHQYHCLRSWVCSKKQRHGADTKDEAETSSEITTPCTTDTENSLKNRESHVPQEQKKGSLVTVDGEKDLELETLLKASAYILGASGSSIVYKAVLEDGTTLAVRRIGESGVERFRDFENQIRVIAKLVHPNLIRIRGFYWGDDEKLIIYDFVPNGSLANARYRKAGSSPCPLPWEIRVKIAKGVARGLCYIHEKKHVHGNLKPSNILLGPEMEPMIGDFGLERLVTCESSSKAGGSARNFGSKRSTTSKDSIHDYTTIGPTASPSPSVIGISPYHAPESLRNLKPNPKWDVFAFGVVLLELLTGKAIISDETVPGLAIRNFTSAEEDKDKILRMADVAIRADVEGKEEALLALLKLGCSCICSVPQKRPPMKEVLQSLEKIECFSFSSSYNYGQL; encoded by the exons ATGGGCACCAAGTGTTTTGGTGTACTCCATTTATGGAGGTGGAGGAATCTCGCGTTCTTTTTAATGCTTCAAGTTCAATCTTTCGGGCTGAACACTGATGGGATACTCTTGCTGTCTTTTAAAAACAGTATCTTGAGTGATCCGTTAGGAGTTTTGAAGAACTGGGATGAAAATGATGAGTTGCCATGTTCGTGGAATGGAGTCAACTGTGGACTTCCTGGCTCTGCGGAAGCTTATTTTCGGGTTACGGGATTGATACTCACGGGTCTCGGACTTCTGGGTTCAATCCCTTCGAATCTTGGAATGATCGAACATCTCAGAAATCTTAATCTCTCTGGAAATTTCATTACCGGTCCCATTCCTTCCTCTCTGTTCATGGCTTCAGAGCTTCGAGTTCTTGATTTTTCGTACAATAACTTCTCGGGCCAACTGCCTCAAAATTTGACAACTCTTCTGAATTTAACAGTGGTTTCTTTGAAGAACAATTTGATTTCTGGTTTACTGCCAGGCGGGTTTAATTCAGTTCAGAGTTTAGACGTGTCTTCCAATTTGATCAACGGATCTTTGCCTCCAGATTTTGGTGGCGCTAAAGTTTCGTATTTTAACGTTTCGGTTAACAGACTCTCCGGTGAAATCCCGCCGGCATTTGCGGCCAAAATCCCCGAAAATGCAACAATAGATCTGTCCTTCAATGATTTTGCAGGCCCGATTCCTAAttctaatattttctttcaccaAGACATCAAATCGTACTCCGGCAACCCCAGATTATGCGGGAAGCCATTAAACAATCTCTGCTCGATTCCATCTTCCGTTGCAACTCTGcctgattcttcttctgcaccGGACTCTCCACCAGCAATCGCTGCCTTACCTACCGACACCGCCCCTGGTTCAGCTCCATCTACAGGAAAGCGAACCAGGCTCAGGACAGGAAAAATCCTGGGAATCATCATCGGGGACGTCGCCGGAATGGGAATCCTCACTCTAATTTTCATCTACATTTATCAtctgaagaaaaagaaaaacaaggaTCGTACAATCCAAAAGGAGACAGAACTTGCTAAAGATCACTTCGAGTGGGCATCCTCTGAACCATCCCCGCACCAATACCACTGTCTAAGATCATGGGTTTGCTCAAAGAAACAAAGACACGGCGCCGACACCAAAGATGAAGCGGAAACATCATCAGAAATCACGACTCCCTGCACCACAGACACCGAAAATTCGCTCAAGAACCGCGAATCCCACGTCCCCCAAGAGCAGAAAAAAGGATCCCTTGTGACTGTCGACGGAGAAAAGGACCTGGAATTGGAGACATTGCTGAAGGCCTCGGCTTACATTTTAGGCGCCTCGGGTTCCAGCATAGTTTACAAAGCTGTCCTTGAGGATGGTACAACGTTGGCTGTGAGAAGAATTGGGGAGAGTGGCGTGGAACGATTCAGGGATTTCGAGAATCAGATTCGAGTTATCGCAAAATTGGTGCACCCGAATTTGATTCGGATTCGAGGGTTCTATTGGGGTGATGATGAGAAGCtgattatttatgattttgtgCCCAATGGTAGTCTCGCTAATGCTCGTTACA GGAAAGCTGGGTCCTCCCCTTGTCCTTTACCCTGGGAAATTCGGGTCAAGATAGCAAAAGGGGTGGCCCGTGGACTTTGTTACATCCACGAGAAAAAACATGTGCATGGAAACTTGAAGCCCAGCAATATTCTGTTGGGCCCTGAAATGGAGCCCATGATAGGAGATTTCGGCCTCGAAAGGCTCGTCACCTGTGAGAGCAGTTCCAAGGCCGGCGGATCTGCCAGAAACTTCGGGAGCAAACGATCCACAACCTCAAAGGATAGTATCCACGATTACACAACCATTGGGCCTACTGCAAGCCCAAGCCCGAGCGTAATCGGAATTTCTCCCTATCACGCACCCGAATCTCTTCGAAATCTCAAACCCAATCCAAAATGGGATGTTTTTGCATTCGGTGTTGTGTTGCTCGAATTGCTGACGGGAAAAGCCATCATATCTGATGAAACAGTTCCCGGCTTAGCCATCAGAAATTTCACGTCAGCAGAGGAAGACAAGGACAAGATTTTGAGGATGGCTGATGTGGCGATACGTGCAGACGTGGAGGGGAAAGAGGAAGCTTTGTTAGCACTACTAAAATTAGGGTGTAGTTGCATATGTAGTGTGCCACAAAAAAGACCACCAATGAAAGAGGTCCTCCAATCGCTTGAAAAGATCGAATGCTTCTCATTTTCTTCGTCTTACAATTATGGCCAATTGTGA